A genomic region of Candidatus Marimicrobium litorale contains the following coding sequences:
- a CDS encoding TonB-dependent receptor, with product MHWTDKALITTNAHSLLSVLLVSAYAMTVQAQELPDGTDTGPLVLEEVIVTARKREELLQDTPVSITAFSQEQLIVRGIANTRDLEQSVPGLSFSEQGNKAPAIFIRGVGQKEANAALDPGVGVYINSIYIPRTDSQLLDVMDTESIQVLRGPQGTLFGKNNTGGALLVSTVSPHTEGYEGQASTRLGNHGRADFKGAVNIPLVEDTLAARIGLNKTRRDGYMKSLFNGQNYGDEDRYGATARVLWTPTDTFSTDLFYYYSKIKENGGGLTCVLQNPEATFNTFTWPGFTEAGSFASRCEVAESESENDNLTLNAPTRFEIESQIFGITLNWQVGKFNLKSITAWSHQQDISIGDDSDGTDIPGVSTNGLPVTQALERSLNAGYGNFTLPDDEERNQYSQELQLTSTAFNDRLTYTTGLFYASERIDNTINGNLVGFNGYSYKADTETLIPKIIGTNSDLTNISYAAYIQGTYDVTDWYSFTLGTRYTNEKRERKATLYESDCEANIRDDLIKGARNLCAFDVLSLADPTDFYENPPAFMPIRLVEEYLTIEGNTIVADNGRVKKDEDWSKWTPTITNAFTVPDTVLADTPFDSSLIYFTYSKGFKSGGFEMKGLEIAQFEPEEVENYELGIKVDALNRRLRFNTAFYYMNYDDIQIRITEQGRSFADILLFIDNAGAATIKGFEMELTALPLPNIILNGNISYTDARYDSFIASDVDTGVIPPVQSTVDRSDENFAAIPKLTYSLSAMAILPTRLGAFAPRLSMYYRDELYTGLDATAWHPEFRDRATISDVTLWNFRLGYTPPDRENIQIFLYVDNLTNENYFQGGFSNTESLGAGSFALGEPRSYGIEATVSF from the coding sequence ATGCACTGGACAGACAAGGCTCTCATCACGACAAACGCACATTCCCTGCTGTCAGTCCTCCTCGTCTCAGCCTATGCAATGACCGTTCAAGCGCAAGAGTTGCCAGATGGCACCGACACAGGCCCGCTAGTATTGGAAGAAGTCATTGTTACCGCGCGAAAGCGGGAGGAGTTGCTACAGGACACACCCGTGTCTATTACCGCTTTTTCGCAGGAGCAATTGATTGTCAGGGGCATCGCCAATACGCGGGATCTGGAGCAGTCAGTACCGGGCCTGAGCTTTAGCGAGCAGGGCAACAAAGCACCCGCTATCTTTATTCGCGGTGTCGGCCAGAAGGAAGCCAATGCCGCACTGGACCCCGGAGTAGGTGTCTATATCAACTCTATCTATATACCGCGCACTGACAGCCAACTACTGGACGTAATGGACACCGAATCTATACAGGTACTGCGAGGACCTCAGGGTACTCTGTTCGGTAAAAACAATACCGGCGGCGCACTGCTGGTCTCCACTGTTAGCCCGCATACCGAGGGATACGAGGGTCAAGCCTCTACCCGCCTTGGCAATCACGGCCGCGCTGACTTCAAGGGCGCTGTCAATATTCCGCTGGTAGAAGACACACTGGCCGCCAGAATAGGCCTCAATAAAACCAGGCGCGATGGCTATATGAAAAGTCTGTTCAACGGACAGAATTACGGTGACGAGGATCGTTACGGCGCAACTGCGCGCGTGTTGTGGACGCCCACCGATACTTTCAGCACCGACCTGTTCTACTACTACTCCAAGATAAAAGAAAATGGCGGCGGATTGACCTGCGTCCTGCAAAATCCGGAGGCGACTTTCAATACATTCACCTGGCCGGGGTTCACTGAAGCCGGCTCATTCGCCTCGCGCTGTGAGGTTGCAGAATCGGAATCTGAAAATGACAACCTGACCCTCAACGCACCAACGCGGTTTGAAATCGAAAGTCAGATCTTCGGTATAACCCTTAACTGGCAAGTCGGAAAGTTCAACCTGAAGAGCATCACCGCCTGGAGCCATCAGCAGGATATTTCTATCGGTGACGACAGCGATGGCACAGATATTCCCGGAGTCTCAACTAATGGGCTGCCCGTTACACAAGCGCTGGAGCGATCACTTAATGCGGGTTACGGCAACTTTACCTTGCCGGACGACGAAGAGCGTAACCAGTACAGCCAGGAGCTGCAATTGACAAGCACAGCCTTCAACGATCGTCTCACGTATACCACCGGTCTGTTTTACGCAAGTGAACGCATAGACAATACGATTAACGGTAATCTTGTTGGATTTAACGGCTACTCATACAAGGCCGATACGGAAACGTTGATACCCAAAATTATCGGAACAAACAGCGATCTCACCAATATTAGTTACGCGGCCTATATTCAGGGCACTTACGACGTGACCGACTGGTATTCCTTCACGCTTGGCACACGTTACACCAACGAAAAACGTGAGCGCAAAGCAACACTGTACGAATCTGATTGTGAAGCAAACATTCGGGACGACCTGATTAAAGGGGCGAGAAACCTGTGCGCCTTTGACGTTCTCTCGCTCGCTGACCCAACTGATTTTTACGAGAACCCGCCTGCATTTATGCCGATCAGATTGGTAGAGGAATACCTCACTATTGAAGGCAACACCATCGTGGCCGATAACGGTAGGGTCAAGAAAGATGAGGACTGGTCCAAGTGGACGCCGACCATCACCAATGCTTTCACTGTGCCGGATACTGTTCTAGCTGATACACCTTTCGATAGCTCACTGATTTATTTTACCTACAGCAAGGGTTTTAAATCCGGAGGCTTCGAAATGAAGGGTTTGGAAATCGCGCAGTTCGAACCCGAGGAGGTAGAAAATTATGAACTGGGCATCAAAGTAGATGCTCTCAACCGTCGCCTGCGCTTTAATACCGCTTTTTACTACATGAACTACGATGACATCCAGATTCGTATTACTGAACAGGGTCGTTCTTTTGCTGACATTCTCCTGTTCATTGACAACGCCGGCGCTGCAACGATAAAAGGCTTCGAAATGGAGCTGACAGCACTGCCGCTGCCCAATATCATTCTCAACGGCAATATCAGTTATACGGATGCCCGCTACGACAGCTTTATTGCGTCAGATGTAGATACAGGTGTCATTCCGCCGGTGCAATCGACCGTCGACAGATCCGATGAAAATTTCGCGGCGATTCCGAAACTAACCTATTCTCTTTCAGCGATGGCTATTCTGCCGACGCGCCTGGGGGCTTTTGCGCCGCGTCTGTCTATGTACTACCGCGACGAACTTTATACCGGCCTTGATGCAACCGCCTGGCACCCTGAATTCAGGGATCGTGCGACCATTAGCGATGTCACCTTGTGGAATTTTCGGCTGGGGTACACCCCACCAGACCGAGAAAATATTCAGATCTTCCTGTATGTCGACAACCTGACCAATGAAAACTATTTTCAGGGCGGGTTTTCCAATACGGAATCTTTAGGCGCAGGATCTTTTGCGCTGGGTGAACCCCGTTCCTATGGAATAGAGGCCACGGTAAGCTTCTAG
- a CDS encoding TonB-dependent receptor produces the protein MEKSLLVPVLLASGLSAAAAPISAQQDPHTGDRAILEELVVTARKREQNLQDVAVSVSLLSGKTLAEAQLKNAAELATLLPTLNLQASSGPSTASFNIRGIGTQTFSPGVDPSVSTMVDGVVLGRSGMAFLDLADIERVEVLRGPQGTLYGKNASGGVVHIITRDPTPEFSGTIAGTAIEDNEYRIDGTVSGPVSDTLGYRLTGSKVDDDGWAKNVYNGNKINDQDSYTIRGKLLWQPDEDLEFLLAGDYHENDCNCLALSVREILAGPSQNRLLQEQLPLVPSDDQQDVNNDESTKNHTKSGGLSLSANWNIEDYLLTSISAYRDWDNKSIVDFDRGPTNPLALSFPSIPRTEQDQVSQEIRVQSPVSDWGSYILGAYYFEQDIDTSSSTATSLIIPATRIASTHVEARNASIFGEVNVNISQQWQLILGGRYSYDELKYRTQAVGSDGILFPPPGRSRNSLDETDFSPKVVVQWDFNEQAMAYASYVSGYKGPAFDTSLVADGSVVKPETSDAWELGLKSRWLDDRLLLNIAAFYAEYDDFQAETSLDNNPDDLLPGSPVLVNAGEVSTKGVEIEFIAQPADSWTISGGLAYTDGTIEDYEEGNCSGGQIARNECPDGYQDLSGGRLPQTPKWKFNLNTNYRIGLQKVPLDLTLGANLRMQDDVLYGLSQDPYTEQDGYTILDISAALSGRDKGYRFTAFVKNVFDTHYAALIFANSADLQPNAYIQLVPKYASRTAGVELRYDF, from the coding sequence ATGGAGAAAAGCTTACTTGTTCCCGTGCTTCTGGCTAGCGGCCTATCCGCGGCCGCAGCACCCATCTCCGCCCAGCAAGACCCACACACGGGAGACCGAGCCATACTGGAGGAATTGGTCGTTACCGCGCGAAAGCGCGAACAGAACTTGCAGGACGTAGCGGTCAGTGTCTCTCTGCTCTCGGGCAAAACACTGGCAGAAGCGCAATTGAAAAACGCGGCAGAACTCGCCACGCTGCTGCCTACCCTCAACTTACAGGCGAGCTCAGGGCCTTCGACCGCGTCATTCAATATACGCGGTATAGGGACACAGACGTTCAGCCCAGGCGTGGACCCCAGTGTTTCAACCATGGTCGATGGCGTTGTACTGGGGCGTTCCGGCATGGCTTTCCTGGACCTTGCAGATATCGAACGCGTAGAGGTGCTCAGAGGTCCACAGGGTACGCTGTACGGTAAAAATGCCTCCGGGGGTGTCGTGCATATTATCACGCGCGACCCCACCCCCGAATTTAGCGGCACCATTGCCGGCACCGCGATCGAAGACAACGAATATCGTATCGATGGCACAGTGTCCGGGCCTGTCAGCGATACGCTGGGTTATCGACTGACCGGCAGCAAGGTGGATGACGATGGCTGGGCCAAGAACGTCTACAACGGCAACAAGATCAATGATCAGGACAGTTACACGATTCGCGGAAAGCTGTTGTGGCAGCCAGACGAGGACCTGGAGTTCCTGCTCGCTGGGGACTATCACGAAAACGACTGCAACTGTCTCGCCCTGAGCGTGAGAGAAATTCTCGCAGGGCCAAGCCAGAACAGATTATTGCAGGAACAATTACCCCTGGTGCCCTCCGACGATCAGCAGGATGTCAATAATGATGAGTCCACCAAAAACCACACCAAGAGTGGCGGTCTGTCGCTCAGTGCCAACTGGAATATTGAAGACTACCTGCTGACCTCTATCAGCGCTTACCGGGACTGGGACAACAAGAGCATCGTGGACTTCGACCGTGGACCGACCAACCCACTTGCCCTGAGTTTTCCTTCCATACCCAGGACTGAACAAGACCAGGTCTCCCAGGAGATAAGAGTGCAGTCACCGGTATCTGACTGGGGTTCTTACATACTGGGGGCCTACTACTTCGAACAGGACATCGATACCAGTAGCAGTACAGCAACGTCTCTGATAATTCCCGCCACCCGCATCGCCAGTACCCATGTCGAGGCCAGAAACGCGTCCATCTTCGGCGAGGTCAATGTCAATATCTCCCAGCAATGGCAACTTATACTGGGCGGGCGTTACTCCTATGACGAACTGAAATATCGCACTCAAGCGGTTGGCAGCGATGGAATACTTTTTCCTCCCCCCGGACGGTCCAGAAATTCACTCGACGAAACTGATTTCTCGCCGAAGGTCGTCGTGCAGTGGGATTTTAATGAACAAGCAATGGCCTATGCCAGTTACGTGAGCGGCTACAAAGGCCCTGCGTTCGACACGTCACTGGTCGCCGACGGATCTGTTGTCAAACCCGAGACCAGCGATGCGTGGGAGCTTGGCCTGAAATCGCGCTGGCTGGACGATCGCCTTCTGCTGAATATCGCTGCGTTTTACGCCGAGTATGACGACTTTCAGGCGGAGACCTCCCTCGATAACAACCCCGACGACCTGCTTCCGGGTAGTCCGGTGCTAGTCAATGCAGGCGAAGTCTCCACCAAAGGCGTAGAAATTGAATTCATTGCGCAGCCCGCGGACAGCTGGACAATCAGTGGTGGACTCGCCTACACCGACGGAACGATAGAAGACTACGAGGAGGGAAACTGCAGTGGTGGGCAGATTGCCCGTAATGAATGTCCCGACGGATACCAGGACCTGTCCGGCGGCCGCCTGCCACAGACACCTAAATGGAAATTCAACCTGAACACCAACTACCGCATTGGTCTGCAGAAAGTGCCTCTGGACCTGACGCTAGGCGCTAACCTGAGGATGCAGGACGATGTACTGTACGGGCTGTCACAAGACCCGTATACAGAGCAGGATGGGTATACCATTTTGGATATCAGTGCGGCATTGTCCGGCAGAGACAAGGGTTATCGCTTTACGGCTTTCGTCAAGAATGTGTTCGATACACATTACGCGGCGCTTATTTTTGCCAACAGCGCCGACCTGCAGCCGAATGCCTATATCCAGCTGGTGCCCAAATACGCGTCTCGAACCGCCGGAGTTGAGCTGCGCTACGACTTTTAA
- the cls gene encoding cardiolipin synthase has protein sequence MPSAGELFFILHIMVQIAIVMRVLEHPRRQPTSRIAWLVVVLALPLVGIIAYLMLGETNIGRRNREAMLALEDVRKNFSAGQEYSADNPDFVPSEYAHLFSVGYSISGFPAVAGNQAELMADSLVAIERIVSDIDAARSSVDVLFYIWLTDGSGVKVVEALTRAATRGVACRAMVDGLGSRKLLRSKIWKKMSKAGVSAAVALPLGNPILSPLQGRMDLRNHRKIVVVDGAITYCGSQNCADDAFRIKAKFAPWVDLMVRFTGPVAQQNQALFDMDWAVYAGEEVEVQLPAQQPVCGDIVAQVVASGPILRYSAMPELFLSLIYRSRRELVISTPYYVPTQAMQEALCASAYRGVQTTLILPAKNDSREVAAASRSYYAQLLEAGVHIHEYQGGLLHSKSLTLDGDITLVGSANMDQRSFDLNFENNILIYSPSVTASVRERQQAYLDSARVVTLEEVANWSLGRRLWNNAVAMLGPIL, from the coding sequence ATGCCTAGTGCCGGTGAACTATTTTTTATACTGCATATTATGGTGCAGATCGCTATCGTGATGCGTGTTCTGGAGCATCCGCGTCGTCAGCCTACCTCACGAATCGCGTGGCTGGTGGTAGTGTTGGCGCTGCCGCTGGTCGGTATCATTGCCTACCTCATGCTCGGTGAGACCAACATTGGTCGGCGCAACCGTGAGGCCATGCTGGCGCTCGAGGATGTACGTAAAAACTTCAGCGCTGGTCAGGAGTACAGCGCAGATAACCCCGATTTCGTTCCCAGCGAATACGCCCATCTGTTCAGCGTAGGTTACTCTATCAGTGGGTTCCCCGCCGTGGCGGGCAACCAGGCCGAGCTGATGGCGGACTCTCTCGTGGCTATAGAGAGGATAGTCAGTGATATTGATGCGGCCCGTTCCTCAGTCGACGTACTGTTCTATATCTGGCTGACAGACGGCAGTGGCGTCAAAGTGGTAGAGGCGTTGACGCGGGCTGCGACGCGTGGTGTTGCGTGCCGGGCCATGGTCGATGGCCTGGGCTCACGTAAACTGTTGCGCTCCAAAATATGGAAAAAAATGTCTAAGGCCGGCGTGAGTGCAGCGGTGGCTTTACCTCTCGGTAACCCTATTCTTAGTCCTCTGCAGGGGCGGATGGACTTGCGTAATCATCGCAAGATTGTTGTTGTTGACGGAGCCATCACCTATTGCGGCTCACAAAACTGTGCTGATGACGCGTTCCGCATCAAGGCGAAGTTTGCGCCTTGGGTTGATCTTATGGTTCGCTTCACTGGCCCCGTTGCGCAGCAGAACCAGGCCCTGTTCGATATGGACTGGGCGGTATATGCAGGCGAGGAGGTTGAGGTTCAGTTGCCTGCCCAGCAGCCGGTTTGCGGCGACATAGTGGCACAGGTAGTGGCGTCTGGCCCCATTTTGCGCTACTCCGCAATGCCTGAGCTGTTCCTCTCCCTGATCTACCGGTCACGCAGGGAGCTTGTGATATCGACCCCTTATTATGTGCCTACCCAGGCCATGCAAGAGGCGTTGTGTGCCTCGGCCTACCGGGGAGTTCAGACTACTCTGATCCTCCCCGCCAAGAATGATTCGAGGGAGGTGGCGGCAGCCAGTAGAAGCTACTACGCACAACTGCTGGAGGCTGGGGTGCACATTCACGAATACCAGGGCGGTCTGCTACACAGTAAATCACTGACTCTCGACGGCGATATTACGCTGGTAGGTTCTGCCAACATGGACCAGCGCAGCTTTGATTTGAATTTTGAAAATAATATTCTGATTTACAGTCCTTCTGTTACCGCGTCGGTGCGGGAGCGGCAGCAGGCCTACCTGGATAGCGCCAGGGTGGTTACTCTCGAAGAGGTGGCTAACTGGTCCCTTGGACGCCGTCTCTGGAATAATGCTGTCGCCATGCTGGGCCCCATTTTGTAA
- a CDS encoding Coq4 family protein: MTRRQRLQEQARWMDSETIAEAVAAAKRGESGGRLTLTAALAWIAFSCVEATEPVCDNIFSAWLGSGPTPNIPRDLPSAPLEDSFWDAFWAVVDGHDEGYDAISITVAVASLGAALHPDMQALADQHAQNHRGAANAICNPVPDFTDIDALAQCPAGSLGLSLHRMIVENGYDPEVLDRDAIALSDLPHSLHYLNARILQMHDVWHLVAGYKTTSSNEIAISSFQLAQFGHNYSSMFLAAVMAISNFKEPRGFTILMQILAEAWQHGRETPVMMDIEWEQEWDRSLEDIRARHSIATYESIFPADLLESIDTASLWRKLTLGYQLIRYNLRLRKNAPLPTAP; encoded by the coding sequence ATGACACGTCGTCAACGCCTGCAGGAGCAAGCTCGCTGGATGGACTCGGAAACGATCGCCGAGGCCGTCGCCGCAGCCAAGCGTGGCGAATCCGGGGGGCGTTTGACGCTGACCGCCGCGCTTGCCTGGATAGCCTTTTCATGCGTGGAAGCAACAGAGCCAGTCTGTGACAATATTTTTTCAGCCTGGCTGGGGAGCGGCCCCACACCCAACATTCCCCGCGATTTGCCATCAGCTCCGCTGGAAGACAGCTTCTGGGACGCATTCTGGGCTGTGGTTGATGGTCATGATGAGGGTTACGATGCGATTTCCATTACCGTGGCGGTCGCCTCCCTCGGTGCGGCTCTGCACCCCGATATGCAAGCACTGGCAGACCAGCATGCTCAGAATCACCGCGGCGCCGCCAACGCCATCTGCAACCCCGTGCCCGATTTCACCGATATCGATGCGCTGGCCCAGTGCCCCGCTGGCAGTCTAGGCCTCTCCTTACATCGAATGATCGTTGAAAACGGATACGATCCCGAAGTGCTCGACCGTGACGCTATCGCACTGAGCGATCTGCCCCACTCGCTGCATTACCTCAACGCCAGGATTCTGCAGATGCACGATGTTTGGCATCTGGTTGCCGGCTACAAAACAACCTCCTCCAACGAAATCGCAATATCGTCCTTTCAGCTTGCCCAGTTCGGGCACAACTATTCCTCCATGTTTCTCGCGGCTGTCATGGCCATCAGCAACTTCAAGGAGCCACGAGGATTCACAATCCTCATGCAAATTCTCGCTGAAGCGTGGCAGCATGGACGTGAAACACCCGTCATGATGGATATTGAGTGGGAACAGGAATGGGATCGCTCACTCGAAGACATACGAGCGCGACACAGTATTGCCACCTACGAGAGTATATTCCCCGCAGACCTGCTCGAGTCTATCGATACGGCCTCCCTCTGGAGGAAGCTGACGCTGGGATACCAATTGATCCGCTACAACCTCCGACTAAGGAAAAACGCCCCGCTACCAACAGCGCCTTGA
- a CDS encoding polysaccharide deacetylase family protein: MWRKGLILLTIVVIGLVAVIYWSYSGAIVRLPVDAKVVALTFDDGPNPPHTEALLKLLAEHDVKATFFLKGSHVEAFPDTARMVARADHEVANHSYSHKPMISLQRESMQEEIVRTGELIDTHLELDYSPRLFRPPYGIQGPGVKRAIDELGMISILMSDHGSDWEVTDPALIAEAVLKSVEPGAIILLHDGHGDVDDPYRQDSRAPTVEATGIIIQSLKSRGYDFVTVSELLAR, translated from the coding sequence ATGTGGCGAAAAGGGCTTATTCTGCTCACTATTGTGGTTATTGGCTTGGTGGCGGTTATTTACTGGTCCTACAGCGGGGCAATTGTGCGTCTGCCGGTGGATGCCAAAGTTGTCGCCCTTACGTTTGACGATGGCCCTAATCCGCCGCACACGGAGGCTCTGCTGAAGTTACTCGCCGAGCACGATGTCAAGGCGACTTTTTTCCTCAAGGGTAGTCACGTTGAAGCATTTCCTGACACCGCACGGATGGTGGCGCGGGCGGATCATGAGGTTGCGAATCACAGCTATTCCCATAAGCCGATGATTTCACTGCAACGCGAATCGATGCAGGAGGAGATTGTGCGCACGGGTGAACTCATTGATACGCATCTGGAGTTGGACTATTCACCACGGTTATTTCGTCCGCCTTATGGGATCCAAGGTCCCGGCGTAAAGCGTGCGATTGACGAGCTGGGCATGATTTCTATTCTGATGTCCGACCACGGGAGTGATTGGGAGGTCACAGACCCCGCTCTGATTGCCGAGGCTGTACTGAAGAGCGTGGAACCCGGCGCCATTATTTTATTGCATGATGGCCATGGTGACGTCGATGATCCCTACCGCCAGGATAGTCGTGCTCCAACGGTAGAGGCGACAGGAATAATCATTCAATCATTGAAGTCCAGGGGATATGATTTTGTCACCGTAAGTGAGCTGTTAGCACGTTGA